A genome region from Prionailurus viverrinus isolate Anna chromosome A3, UM_Priviv_1.0, whole genome shotgun sequence includes the following:
- the EMILIN3 gene encoding EMILIN-3 yields the protein MGRRLPVWLCAVAALLSGAQAKGTPLLARPAPPGAPRYSLYTTGWRPRLRPGPHKALCTYVVHRNVTCILQEGADSYVKAEYRQCGWGPKCPGTVMYRTVLRPRYKVGYKTVTDLTWRCCPGLTGEGCPEHLTDHGASPAQPEPQPQIPSGQLGPGSQPPSSSRAVPSPYGRKGPGLFGERLERLEGDVQRLAQAYGTLSGLVASHEDPNRMTSGPRAPATPVGFGIVSEGFVKPRDRAGGPLTPPLDEILSKVTEVSNTLRTKVQLLDEVHGLALGHEAHLQRLREAPPSPLTSLTLLDEYVDRRLHRLWGSLLDGFEQKLQGVQSSCDLRVQEVRQQCEEGQAASQRLHQSLDGRELALRRELSQLGSRLQGLSMAGGGGCCGRLALISARVDNLERNLQAVTEAQRGHGPLTRDELERLSAAMLEGGADRLLEGLETLNGTEGGARGCCLGGEEGGWDVGSFRTLLEERVQSLEERLVTLAGELSHDSDPPGRSARPRVQTELAVLEQRLVSLESSCTPSTTSAILDTLAAEVKAWQSRSEALLHQVASHAALLRQLNGTVAEVQEQLAEATGSSLQGEITLLKVNLNSVSKSLTGLSDSVSRYSDAFLEANSSLDERERKVEAEVHAIQEQVSSQGSRLQAGHRQVLSLRGELERLKAGVADVVGGLSRCQHTAQDLRHVLGRFDQRVAQVEGACGRLGLLAAHREGLWGYVDQLNRTLAQHAQDIARLRDDLLYCRAQLAEQARPRQAD from the exons ATGGGCCGCCGCCTGCCGGTGTGGCTGTGCGCCGTCGCGGCGCTGCTCTCGGGGGCGCAGGCCAAGGGCACCCCGCTCCTCGCGCGGCCCGCACCGCCCGGTGCCCCCCGCTACAGCCTCTACACGACGGGATGGCGCCCGCGGCTGCGCCCGGGGCCGCACAA GGCCCTCTGCACCTACGTGGTGCACAGGAACGTGACCTGTATCCTACAGGAGGGAGCAGACAGCTATGTGAAGGCTGAGTACCGGCAGTGTGGATGGGGGCCCAAGTGCCCCGGGACAGTCAT GTACCGCACAGTGCTCAGACCCAGATACAAGGTCGGCTACAAGACAGTGACGGACCTCACCTGGCGGTGCTGCCCTGGCCTCACTGGAGAAGGCTGCCCCGAGCACCTCACCGACCATGGGgcctccccagcccagccagaGCCTCAGCCCCAGATTCCCTCGGGGCAGCTGGGCCCAGGGTCCCAGCCCCCTTCTTCTAGCAGAGCGGTCCCCAGCCCCTATG GAAGAAAAGGTCCAGGGCTGTTTGGTGAGCGGCTAGAACGCCTGGAGGGTGATGTCCAGCGCTTGGCACAAGCATATGGTACCCTCAGTGGCCTGGTGGCCAGCCATGAAGACCCCAACAGGATGACCAGTGGTCCCAGGGCTCCTGCCACCCCTGTGGGCTTCGGGATCGTCTCTGAGGGGTTTGTGAAGCCCAGAGACAGAGCTGGAGGGCCACTCACACCCCCCCTGGATGAGATCTTGAGCAAGGTGACAGAGGTGAGCAACACGCTCCGGACCAAGGTGCAGCTGCTGGACGAGGTGCACGGGCTGGCCCTGGGTCACGAGGCTCACCTACAGCGGCTGCGGGAGGCCCCTCCGTCTCCACTCACCTCCCTGACGCTCCTGGATGAGTACGTGGACCGACGGCTGCACCGACTCTGGGGGAGCCTACTGGATGGCTTCGAACAGAAGCTGCAAGGTGTCCAGAGTTCCTGCGACCTACGGGTGCAGGAGGTGCGGCAGCAGTGTGAGGAGGGTCAGGCAGCCAGCCAGAGGCTGCACCAGAGCCTGGATGGCCGGGAGCTGGCCCTGCGCCGGGAGCTGTCACAGCTCGGGTCGAGGCTGCAGGGGCTGAGCATGGCCGGAGGGGGCGGCTGCTGCGGCCGGCTGGCTTTGATCAGCGCCCGTGTGGACAACCTCGAGAGGAACCTACAGGCTgtcactgaggcccagaggggccaTGGCCCCCTCACCAGGGATGAGCTGGAGCGGCTCTCTGCTGCCATGCTCGAGGGGGGTGCGGACCGGCTGCTGGAGGGCCTGGAGACCCTCAATGGGACGGAAGGCGGAGCGAGAGGCTGCTGcctggggggggaggaggggggatgggacgTGGGCAGCTTCAGGACCCTGCTGGAAGAGCGAGTGCAGAGCCTAGAGGAGCGCCTGGTGACGCTGGCTGGGGAGCTGAGCCATGACAGCGACCCACCGGGCAGGTCGGCCCGGCCCCGGGTGCAGACGGAGCTGGCAGTGCTGGAACAGCGGCTGGTTTCACTGGAGTCCTCGTGCACTCCCAGCACCACCTCGGCCATCCTGGACACCCTCGCGGCAGAGGTGAAGGCCTGGCAGAGCCGGAGCGAGGCCCTCCTACACCAGGTGGCCAGCCACGCAGCCCTGCTCCGGCAGCTCAACGGCACCGTGGCTGAGGTCCAGGAGCAGCTGGCAGAAGCAACGGGCAGCTCACTCCAAGGCGAGATCACCCTGCTCAAGGTCAATCTGAACTCTGTGAGCAAGTCGCTCACGGGCCTCAGCGACTCCGTCAGCCGGTATTCCGATGCCTTCCTGGAGGCCAACTCCTCCCTGGACGAGCGAGAGCGCAAGGTGGAGGCTGAGGTGCACGCCATCCAGGAACAGGTCAGCAGCCAGGGCTCTCGGCTTCAGGCCGGCCACAGGCAGGTCCTGAGCCTGCGGGGGGAGCTGGAGCGTCTCAAGGCCGGTGTGGCCGATGTGGTGGGCGGGCTGAGccgctgccagcacacagcccaggaCCTGCGGCACGTGCTGGGCCGCTTCGACCAGAGGGTGGCGCAGGTGGAGGGTGCCTGCGGGAGGCTGGGCCTACTGGCTGCCCACAGGGAGGGCCTGTGGGGCTACGTGGACCAGCTGAATCGCACACTGGCTCAGCATGCGCAGGACATCGCCCGCCTCCGGGATGACCTCCTGTACTGCCGGGCCCAGCTGGCCGAGCAGGCGCGGCCCCGGCAAGCTGACTAG